The nucleotide window GGCCAGCTGCCAGCAGCAGGAAGTCTTCTGTCCTTCAAGACCCAAGCTTCCTTCCCCTCTTAGACAGATCCTCACTACCTACCTTCCGTGGCCCCATGAATGAGGGCCCCTTGCTTCTAGGCAGAGCCAGACAAGCTCAAGTAAGGGATGGTGATGGGCaagtaagcaagagagaagggaaCAGAAATGCGGGCGTTCATGGCCTCAGAGGATACCGTTTACTGCAGGAGTGCAGCCACGATGTCGCTGTTCAGAAAGAAAATGCCGTGATATCACAGTGCCTGGCCCCTCTACCACCTTGAGCCAAGGTGCTCAGACCAAGTCAGCTCCTGCCCCATTTGTCACCCCAGGGTTCCACCTGGCTGGAGAATCCAAGTTGTCCTGAAACCCAGAGATGCCCACCCGCTCAGGACACCCACAGAGGCTTAACCCTCCCACCTCTCCCATCAACGGACGCCAGCTATCTGTCTCAAGGAGGCCAAAGTGGGCACTGGACAGTCCCTGATTCAGTAAGGTCTCTAAATAGCAGTCTTCAGAGACTCAGGTCttggggatttgtttgtttgttttgattttggttttggagacagagtttcttggtgtagccttggctgtcctggactttttgtagaccagactggtctcgaacttagagcaatcctcctgcctctgtccccaggagtgctgggatcacaggcatgcaaccACCACGCCCGActgttcctgttttgtttgtttatttctatgtttgtttgttttatccacAAGCCACAGATGAAGAAACCAAGCCAGGACAAGTGAACTGAATCTATCCAAGGTCATTCTAGCCACAGACCAGGAAACCAAGGTTGAACAGCAAAACTTCACCTGCCCAAGGTCAGCCCAAGGCAAGCTGACATCTGACCCTCAAGTGGCAAGGCCAGCAGCATCTTCCCTTCCTTTGTAAATGTCCACATAGCCTCCCATGCCCTGCTTCTGTCCAGGGCCCCTGCAGGATGCTCCATGTGATGGTCAAGCTGAGGCACCCAAGCAGCCTGGAGAGTGGGGAAACAATCCAGCTCTATGCACATGGCCAGCCGGTTCTTCCACTCTCCTTGAGATGGCCAGACCAGTTGGGCGGCTTTGGGCAGTCCCTGCCTCCTTGCAGCTCCCGGCTGGGAGAATCGGAAACCTGTCAGGCGGGTTTGGTCAAAATTCTGTCTTGCAAGTTCATACTGCTTTGCTCCTATCTCTCCCAGGTGGGGATCACTGAGGACCGAGGCCCCTGAAGGTCCAAGGCTGGCCGAGTGGCCATGTGAGTACACGGTTACAGCAGGCAGGGCCCTTCCAGGAGCTGGGTGGACTGGAGTTGTTGGGGTGCTCACCATGGGGGCTGGAGACCCAGCTCAAGCTTAAGAGCAGGAGGCCGGAGGCAGGAAGCAGAAGGCCTGGGAggcgggaggcagggacaggcaagCTGGCCTGCCTTCACCTGTGGGTAATATGGAGGACTACCTGATGCCTGATCCTGATGCCTGATCCTGAAGACcaagcaaggaggaggaggagggctcaAGGGTTTCCTGGGCAGAGGTTTGGGTGCAGCAAAAGCAAAATCTGGCATGGCGCTGTGACCCAATCTCTGCAGGGGTTTCCAGGGGCTAGAAATAGGCTTGTGGCCAGCACTGTGTCCTGAACCTCTCGCTGCCTAGCTCCTCGTGGGCCCGGAGACATTGCAGCCATAGAAATGAGGGGAGTACAAGGCCAGCTCCAGCCACCCATAGCTCAGAGCTTGGCAGGGGACATTGTCAGGCCCTAAGTTAGGTCAGTGGCTGCAATACTGCAGCAGGCAGTGGGAGACAGTAGCACCGATTAATCACTATCCTATTGGGTCCCCTACCCCCAGGACTGGGAGGCTGGAGTCAGGTTACAGGGCCCTCTGTTACCTGAGCTGTTACCAAAGCTGCCTTGTTCTTTTACTTGTGCCCAGATAGGCAGCGTGTACACAAGCATGGAACATGCAAATGTCTGTGCCCACCTGCCTGTGTACACAGCCATCCCTAGCCCCATGTGAGggttgtgtgtgtggcaggggatGGGCTGAGCTTGTGCAAAGGCATTTACTTTTGGCATGTACTCAGATGTGGTTTCTCAAACTGAAGGGGTTGTTCTGTCTGTGGTGGCTGCCTGTCTATCAGGAGTCTATGTGTCAGAGAGACATCAGAAGTCACCCTACCAAGGAAACCTCTTTCAATACGGCCCACCATGCAGAATGACCCAAGAGGTTGCCAGGAGGCCTAGGCCATGTCTCTTGTGACTGATTATTGTAGCTAGATAACATTTCTGAACCTCGAACAGTCAAATAGGACTGTCATGGGTGACCATGAAGAGCACGTGGGAGCTCATGGGTTAGAAGCATCCTGGTCCCTGCCTGACCCTCTAGATCACACATGGAAGCTCCCACTACATCCcaggctcctcctgcctccccagtCACCACCACCAGATTTATATGAATGGGGAAACCAAGGCACAGCCAGACAAATATTTCATCAGCTTGGTGAGATGCTTTGTCCCTCGCCATAGTCTCCCGcacagagaaggagagatggaACCAGTTAGACTCTGATTTAAAATCcccagcttctgcctccttgcCTCTTGTCTGCTCTGTGTCTTGAAGGCTGATTCCACAGCATGGAATGCTCAATACTTCCTCCAAGGCCAAATGGGCCCCAGTCACAGTTGGTGGTGTTCCTGGCCCTGGAGGGGCCTGTCAAGGTAGACAGCAGGCCGGGTAATCGCTTTAACATGCCTGAGCCAGAAAATCTTTAGTGAGCTGCAAGGGGCAGGGGCGCTGTGTGTGCACAGCAGCACCTGCTGTCATTGCCACCGCTGCGGTCAGTACTGCTTCTTGTGGATAGGTGGGCATCAGATGGATGGACCAACAGCCCATCCTTAAAGGATCAGAGTCTGCTGAAGAGCCCTCTTTCCCTGAGGGGCCAGGCATTAAGGATAGCCAGACAGGGCGGGTGTCACTGGTGTCCTCTGATTTAGCACTCTAGAAAATGCTAGGAGGTAAAGGGAAGGAGGCCATCCCCTGCCAGTGACGTAGGCAGGCAGCAGGAGTTGTCCAGAGGCTCCTGTCCCAGAGAATAACACCCAGGCATGGCTACTGACCAAACATTTGGGTTTTACCGCTGGGCCAATGGTACCTGGTCTTATTGCGAGCTACAGCTGGGGCCATGAGCCTTCATCTGTAGGGACTAGATGACACCTCCCCTGGGAATGGCCAACAAGACCCATGGACTGGTGAGTACTTTGTAACCACTGTTAGTGAAGGCCTCCACTCTGAACATGGGGAAGGATTTGTCCTCCTTCAAAAGGTCTTTTTGTTTGTGAGACTCGGGCTTGTCACAAGGAGGGAAGACACTGTTAGCTCCCTGGGAGCTAAACAAGAGGGAGAGACGAGGCCCAGGGTCCCCTCTGTCACACACAGAATATGTGCCACCTGCCTTTTGCCTAGAATATGTGATACTGGTTGAAGTCACACAGAaacccaatacaggacaggggtGTGTCATTATTTCCAGATGAAAAAACAGGGGTTGGGAGTGGGGGGGTGAAGCAACttacccaaggctacacaggaaggACAAGAACCATATTCAAAGACCAGGCTAGCACTCTGGGGTGGGGTTGAGGTTCTCCTCTGGGACAACATCTGGCTGGCCTGCTGTGATTGGCTATGGAAACCCCTTGCCTCCTCTCAGGGCCACTCTGGGGAGCTGTGAGAGGCAGGTAAAAGGTCTGAGGTTTGGGTGGGGCTCCTGAGGGAGTGGTAGGGGCCCCTGGGGTAGTGGAGGCTCCACAGAGGATATGGGTGGTAGATGGGGACCCAAAGGTATAGACAGAGGCCCTTGAGACAAGTAGAGGTCCCATGGAGCAAGTGGGGATCCCTGCAGCaagtgagggactgggaggaacagggaggaaggagaggaaccTGAGATTCAAGTTGGCTTCCTaggaggcaggcagggctcacaGTGAGCCTTCCTGGCGAGGACATGTGATAGAAGGCTTCTGCAGAACGCTCTCCTAAGCAGGGAAGAATCCAGTAGCATCCAACCTGTCCACATAGAGGCCATATCTCACATGCAGCCTCCTTCCTCTTGCCAGCTTTGATGCTGAACAACCCCACCTCTGTCCCCGAATCCTTGAAGACAAAGGGAGGCACAATAGGCCTGAAGGTGTGTACTGTCTGTGTAGGTAGAGCTAACCCACAACTCTGTACCTGCCTCCCAAGCTGCTcaggcagcagcagcaaatcCAGCAGACTTATCCCACAGCCAGCTCTTTCCCAGGGATGCAGTGCTACACAGACCTTCTAGCCTGGGCGTCGAGAGCAAGCAGTACTCCTGCTTCTGGCTAGTGACCCTAAGCCATATAGTTCAGAGTCTCTGCCTACCCTCATCACCACTCCGCTCCCAAAAGCCTCACACTTTCCTGGGCATTACCCTTCCGGGTTGGGTTAAAGGCTGCACCGAGCCTGTGCAACACTTGCAGGCTTGTTTCCTTTCACAGCTCCCTACACCTAGGTGCAAAATACACCCTGACCTCTGAAAAGACCCACACCCACCTACAAGGTTCCCTGCACTCCCAAGCTGCTAGCCACCGTCAGCAAGCCTAGACTCACAGAAAAGGCCCTACTGGGGACAGCTGCTCTGCTGACCGGTGGCACAAGGCCTCTGGGCATGGactgtgtatttttaaaagccaggTCCATCCTACCCACGGTCACCCATTTCTGCACCAAAATGCCAAGGTTTCTTGAAGACTGCACCCAAGAAACTGccacccttcctttccttccctgacCAGACCCCCAACAGTCCAGAGCGGTGTAAACTAGACACGGGGACAGCCAAGGCAAGTTGGGCCCAGGAAAGCAACTTCCACTTTATCTCAGTCATGTGTGTGTCTGCCCTCTGCTTATCAGGGAAGCCACATCATGCCTATAGCACTGTTATCCAGGATCAAGAGGACCTTGATTGGTTTTGTCATGGCCATGGGTTTTTGGACAGGTTGCACCTTCCTACATTGGAGGGAACTAAGGCAGTGTATGTCAGAGAATTCAAGGCTGCCCTTTGGGGACCTTGAGAGTAATAGccaactggtgtgtgtgtgatgggctagaagacagaaagaagacaGCATGTAGACCCAGATCCCATATAGGCCTCTCCCAAGCCTACAGGCACCTCAGGATCCCTTGGCTGGCTCCTTTACAAGTGTGGGCCCAGCCCATACCGCAGGTGCTAGGGGCCTGGGAAGAGCCACCCGCTGGGCGAGTCTGGGTGGAATTGCAGGTGCCGGCTCAGCCCCTTTCTAGCCCTGTTTGTCCCAGCCAGCCGGTCCCACTCTCTGAGCCTTTAGCAAGGTAAAGCCTACACAGCTGAGCATACAGGCCCACTGAAAGCATCCCAGGCGCACACTAGATGAATGAGCAAGGTCTGATTTAAAGTCTACTTCCCCCAATGAAAGAGATGGAGATCTCTTTGAACCTCAATTCTCCCACTTGTAGAGAAAGTCCTTGAGATGTCTTGAGGATTAGATGGTTCTGGTGAAAGTGACAACTGTATTAAATTCAGGGGAGGAAAAAGGCAGCTAGAGTCATGTGACCTAAGACCGGGCCCCTCAGCCTTGGGGTGGTTAGCTAACCCACAAGGACATCCCTCATTGAGATGAGCCTCAGGTTCCAGCCTCCAGTTGTGGAACCTCCCAATTCTCCATTCCCATACCCTTCACCTGCCAAACACAGAGCCACCAACCATCATTTCCACTACAGTGGCCAGCAATAAGAGAACTGAAGTCTAGGTGGGTCTGTAAAACCAGTTTGGGAGCTCACCTTCTTCCTGGTTTCTCTCCCCACACCATAGATGTCTCTGCCCAGTAAGTTCCTGTGGCCACCACAGCCACTGTGTGACAAAGAATCCAATACACTTCAGGGTCCCCAACTGTCCCTTCATCCCACTCCCAGCCCAGCCTCGAGAAGTCAAGTAGTCCAGAAGTCAAGTACCACTACTCTGACCCCATAGAGATTCCACTATTCACCATTTCAGCCTCTACCCTCCAAACATTACTATTCATTCTCTACCTCTCCCCCTGGGCAGCCCCTCACAGTGAGCAGATTTGCCCCACACGTGAAAAGTTCACCTACTTTTCAGCCCACAGCCCCTACCTAAGCCAACCTTCTCTCTACTCCCCTCTCTACAGGCTGGACACAGAAGGGAAGTAGAGGTGTAGAGGTCCCAGCCCTCCTCACAGCCAGTGCAGAGGGGCCAGCACACTAGGAGTCATGGACAGCTTCATGGAATCCCTGAACAGGCTGAAGGAGGCCCATGAGAAGGAGGTCCTGGGTGAGTGGTCAATGGAAGGCTCTACTGCGCTCATCCAGAGATGGTCTCGAGGGTCTCCACAGGTCAGGGAGCTTCTGAGAATCCCCTCTAGTACTCAGTAAGTGTGGCTGGAGGACAGGATCCCGACACCAAGGACACAAGCTGCAAAGTGTTCAGATGCCCAGCCTGGCCCAGACTTGGCTCTGAGTACTGCCTCATCCGGAATGTCTTTAGACTATAGCCTATGGTGTGGACCAGAAGAGGGGCATTATCAGGGGTCATTATCAACACCTCATGACCACAAGCACGTCCCTGCTGCGTCCTCTCAGGACTGGCAGATCAAGCCCAATGGCTCATCTCACCCAGAGGGAGAGGCCGCCCACTCTAGATGCTCCTGAGGCCATTTGAAGTGTCTGCGGCAGCACACAGACACCTCCTTCCCTCCAGCTCCTGCTAAGTTCCTCAATGGTCACGgtgccctcctccctcccccccccccacttcacTGCAATTCCAGTTCAGTCCTTGGAGGCTTTCCAGAAAGGGCTACCTGAAGGTCAAAAAAgccagccacttccctgggcctCAGGGAAGAAGTCAGGCTGTCTTTCTGGGAACCCCCAGGCCAGGTTAGGATCTGCCTCACTGGATCCCAAAGAAGTGTGGCAGTGAGAAGAGGGTCTTGTGGGACTTTCTCTGAAAGCCTGTTGATTTCATATCTAGTGTTATGGGAAATGACCCGGAAGCAACAGAAACAATACCTGCCCATGTGCTTGGGGAAACAAGCTAGGGTTAATAGGATTGGAACTTGAGAGTCTTGGAGTAGCCACTGACCAAGCGCAAACCAGGCCACTCCCTAACAGAGGAGGGGACTTTTTTTGGCAATTGGTTTGGGCTGGCAGACAACCCTCATTATACCTAAGGGACTTGGTTGCTTACACAGGAACTCAGGGTGGGGCAGAGACTGCTTAACCCCAGAGGCAAAGAACTTGCAACTGTTGAGAGAGTAGATGACCAGCCCCACCCTCAGAGATTATGTTGATCTGAGGAATGAATAAAACTAACTAGAAAGGAAACACAGGTACCAGGTCTTACATCCATTCTGTGAGCCCAGCAGACATTGGCAGGTCTGTATCTAGTTTTTCCTCCTCACCTCTCAAAAAGGAGCCCCTCTTAGATACTCTGCTCCTCCCGAGTGGCCAGCCACTTCCAGCACCAGGGTCTCTGCCAACCTCTAATCAGATGCTGAGCTAGGGTCCCAGGCCACAGGTCAGGGAAACATAACATCCGAGCAGTGGTGCAGATGGGGTGTCCTCCCCACACCCTTCCCAGGGGCTGCCCCCAAGAGTCGGGCAGCTATCAGGGGTCTGGGTTGAACAGCCAGGGTAGGAGTTCCCACGTCACTCCTCAGCCCTACCACTGCTGTGAGAAGGCAGCTAGGCCTGGTCTGACATGCACCTTCTCTGTCCCGTCTGCCAGGCCTGCAGAACAAGCttctggaactgaactcagagcGGTGCCGGTGAGTCAGCCCAGCAGAGCCAGAGGAGCAGGCAGGAGGGCAGCTGTTCCAACAGGCCATGGCCACTCACACTGCCCCTAAGCTCTCAGGATGGCAGCCCACCCAGCATCCCTAATGAAGAAGGGAAATTGAGGCTTAGAATGgcagggagggggcagggagtCCCTTGGCCAAGGTGACATACTACTTAGGTGAAGAGCTAGGACTAGACCATTGAGACATCAGTCctctacttggagactgagggaGATCAAAGTACCAGTGACAGTTCTTGTTGTGAGGCCCAGCTCAGCCTCAATTGCTGTGGTTGGCCTGCAGGTCACCCTCCTGTGTCCCATCTATgactagaccagtggttctcaaccttctaaaTGCTGCAACGCTTTTagatagttcctcatgttgcggtgactcccagccacaaaattatttttgttgcttcttcgTAACTTtaattgtgctactgttatggattgtaatgtaaatacctgtgttttctgatggtctcaggcAACTCCTGTGAAAAAGTCGTTCAACACCCCTATGGGGGTCacgaccacaggttgagaaccattggacTAGACCGAGGTCCATAGGTGCCATAGCTAAGGTAACACAAATATAAGACAAGACAGGACAGGACCCCAAAGGGAGCTGCAAGGGAGAACCCACCATGACCCAGGCTACACTGGGCATCAAAACCAGCAGCCCACCTCAGCTGTTTGTcacacagagatgcacagagggtagaggagctctttgccaagAATCACCAACTCCGGGAGCAGCAGAAGGCACTGAAGGAGAACCTGAGGGTGCTGGAGAACAGGTGAGGTGGCTCCTCCCAGAACCAATCTGAGAGTCTTTACACAGACCAAATCAGACAGATGTCTCCACTGCAGGGCTTTGCAGAAACTTAAGGGAACCTCGTTTCTAAGATTCCTTCCCAAACTTAATTGCAATGCACTGCTAAGCCCTTAGCAGGAGGCAGGCCTGGGGGTCCGTGGAACACTATGCGGAAAGGCAGCTTGGCAATGGGGCAGAAGGAAGCAGAATGTCTGCCTCAGTATGGCTTCTCCTGTTCCCAGGCTGCGGGCTGGTTTGTGCGATCGCTGCATGGTCACCCAGGAGCTGGCCAGGAAGAAGCAGCTGGAACTGGAAAGTGCCCACCTGCAGAGCCTGCAGCATCTCTGCATCCTCAGTGAGCCACACCCACAGCCCAGGGACCCCAGCCCACACAGAAccacagggaaaggaagaggCCTGGCATATTCTGGTTCCCAGACACATGGGAAGAGGCCCCCAGTGGTCTGTGTCTCTTCTCAGTTCCTAGGCCAGGGAATCCCCGCTCTCCTGACCTTCCTGGGAGGAGTTCTAGGGACAATCTGGGGTACAGGCTTTATCTCTTCTGCAAGCCTCAGGCTGGGGCTTACACAACACTATCTCATAGCTAGTAATATTATTATACCCTCCTGCTATGTGCCAGGCTAGAGTAAAACAAGGAGGGCTTCCCTAGTACTATAGGAATCCCttgtctccatccctgacctaCGGCCTCCATTGCCACCGCTCTTTGCAGCCAATGAGATGAATGGGCTGAGGGAGGAAAACAAGATTCTGAAGGAAGAAGTGAAGAGGCTTCGGAGCCTGGGGTGAGTGGGACAACACAGGCTCAGATACCCACTCAGCAGGCCTGTATCTTCCcaaaatccagccctacagagtGGCCTGGATGGCCCAGGTGCTCTAGCTTCTACATCCTCATCATCCTCCCTGTTCCTCTCTAGAGACAAGACTGCATCCCAGGCCTGGGAGGGCACCTCAGAGTCCCCGTCACCCGTGCCACTCCACTCCCCCAGTAGCCGGAAAGGTGCCACTGAGAACCCACCAGGAGGTccagaggaggctgaggaagaacaGCCAGGCACAGGTCTGCAGGGTTAGGGGAGAGGCTGGGAGACCTGGGGGATCCCTCAGCGTCCCCTGAGCTCCCTTCATTCCTCCTATCACAGATAAGGGGTCAAGCCAGAAGTCATCCCCAGTGGCCAGAGTCTCCCCAGCTGCCAACCTGCCCGAGTCACGGGCCCCGGACATGGTGAGATCCCACCTCCTGACCCCCACCCCTACACTCAGTGCCTTCCAGGCAAGCGGGCTAGCAACAGCATCCTGCTGTGTGCTAGGTACCCTGTGCCAGCTTCACACCCATCGGGCCTATCCCCAGGCCAGACAGGGACACTGAGTGTCATGGGAGGTGGGGGAGCTGAGCCTGGGTGAGGTGCCCTGCCAGGCTGACCTGCCCACTCTGTGCAGAGCCCTCAGTGCATCTCCAACCAACTGCACTCGACAGTGGCCGTGGTGCGGCCTGGCTCCAGGGCCTGCCCACCAGACTGTAGTACCGCCAATGGGACGCCCCCGCCACCGTCCGCCAGAAGCAGCCCACCCAGCCCGACATATGAGCACAGCCTCCGTGTGGACAGGTGAGGTCCCACCCACTACTAGGAGCAGCTCTCTGCTGGTACCCCAGAGCAGAGGACCAGCAGCCTGGGGACTGCTGCTCAGTATCTTTTCCAGGGTTGACTTTCTCGACATCCGGGTTGGTTCACAGTTCCCACACTTCCTGAGTGACCAGGCCATGGTGGGGCAGGACACTGGCATATGCCTTGGCTAGGGCCTCAGAAGACCTATGCAAAGCCTGAGTCTCATTGTCTGGCAGAGCCACCAGGGCTGTGGAAGGTGGACAGGAGGATCGGACAATTCCGGGTAGCTGGTTACTACCTCCACAAGAtcttctgcttccctttctgttgctatgagaaACAaaactctgaccaaaagcaaggaggaaagggtttatttgagctCACAGGTCAAGgatcatcactgaaggaagtcagggcagaaactcaagcggGAACTTGAAGACAGGTCTGCTTGCTAGTCTATGCAGCATGACCTCTGTTGGAGGACTCACTCACAGCAGGAACCATTGAAGAAAATGCCagctagctttctttctttctttctttctttctttctttctttctttctttctttctttctttctttctttctttctttttcttttcttttctttttcttttcaaggcagggtttctttgtgtgtaacactggctgtcctggactcactttgtaaaccaagctggcctcgaactcacagacatccttttgcctctgcctccatgagtcgtgggattacaggcgtgcaccaccactcccagctcagCTAGTTTTATTATACAGGCATTTGCCcagggaatgatgccacccaccATGAGCTGGGCACTCCTATATCAATTAATAATTAAGACAATCTGCCATACATCAGCCAATCAGATCTGGGCAGTCCCTCAACTGAGACTGTCTTCTAAGGTGACATTaggctgtgtcaaattgacagttaAAGATAACTAAGACACAGGAGGAGACATAGGACACAGTGTCCAGCCTCTGGGTCCTCTTTGATCAAATCAACCACTTTCTATACTTACTGATCTCCAGAGCCCGAGCCTAACAGCCTGTCCTTTCCCATGGCTAAGTGAAGTCAGGTGGCTTGCCTGACCTTCCTGGGCCTCTGCTTTCTCATTCATGAATTGAGGTGCCTTTGTCCTCTCTCTGAGAGCTCACTTAACCAGTCTTGATGGCCAAGGGCCACTATCGTCACTCTTCTCTTTCCCCCAGCTTCCTGCGGGCCTCCCGGCCATCAGCCGTAGCCTATGAGACCCTGAAGCGCTCCCTTCAGACTGATCGCCTCTGCTTCCTCAACCGACACCTGTCTCTGCATCTGCAAAGCCCCCACAGCAGCCCCCTGGCTCCTGCTACACCTGCCAATAGTCCCCTGCCCCAGGGCCCGAaggctagagaggcagaggcatgggaggagCCTGGGGCCTTGGTAGGCATACAGGACCCACGGCTAGAAGGAGCATTGCACCTGCTGCTGGTCCAGCAGCAGTTGCGGGCACGGGCACGGGCAGGCAGTGCCAGGATGAGGGTCCCATCCACACCAGAAGAGATGCCATCTTCCTCACCAGCTGGCTCAGATTCTGAGAGCTCTGAGTGTGAGGCTCCGAGGACAGCTCTGAGTGCAGAGGCCCGGCCTGATGGGTGGTACCCTCGGTCCACACACCAAGGTAGCCCCTGGAGGAAAGAGACACATGTGGCCACTCAGGATTGCCCCCCAGACAAGCCTCTGGACCTCTCTGACCGGGGACGGTGTCGGGACATCTCCAAGTCAACTGGCCAATCTTTGCCTCTCAGCCCCACAGTTGTCCACACTCCCAGCCCCCAGCTGCCCACCTTGTCCAGACCCCTGACTCACAGCCCCCACACTCT belongs to Meriones unguiculatus strain TT.TT164.6M chromosome 4, Bangor_MerUng_6.1, whole genome shotgun sequence and includes:
- the Rbbp8nl gene encoding RBBP8 N-terminal-like protein isoform X2 encodes the protein MDSFMESLNRLKEAHEKEVLGLQNKLLELNSERCRDAQRVEELFAKNHQLREQQKALKENLRVLENRLRAGLCDRCMVTQELARKKQLELESAHLQSLQHLCILTNEMNGLREENKILKEEVKRLRSLGDKTASQAWEGTSESPSPVPLHSPSSRKGATENPPGGPEEAEEEQPGTDKGSSQKSSPVARVSPAANLPESRAPDMSPQCISNQLHSTVAVVRPGSRACPPDCSTANGTPPPPSARSSPPSPTYEHSLRVDSFLRASRPSAVAYETLKRSLQTDRLCFLNRHLSLHLQSPHSSPLAPATPANSPLPQGPKAREAEAWEEPGALVGIQDPRLEGALHLLLVQQQLRARARAGSARMRVPSTPEEMPSSSPAGSDSESSECEAPRTALSAEARPDGWYPRSTHQGSPWRKETHVATQDCPPDKPLDLSDRGRCRDISKSTGQSLPLSPTVVHTPSPQLPTLSRPLTHSPHTLSNGSLETRAQEPEEHSVPKDTSHPLSGIHDSLTSPGRTTEEAGGRPRPVPPLQRPDTDGATEASKVTAQRPELEQLEESDTSDSKVVGTSEASVEPSMPGEGHAEDHPQGPHQKRKRVSDLQDKGNNLLEGQIGPGM
- the Rbbp8nl gene encoding RBBP8 N-terminal-like protein isoform X1, with amino-acid sequence MDSFMESLNRLKEAHEKEVLGLQNKLLELNSERCRDAQRVEELFAKNHQLREQQKALKENLRVLENRLRAGLCDRCMVTQELARKKQLELESAHLQSLQHLCILTNEMNGLREENKILKEEVKRLRSLGDKTASQAWEGTSESPSPVPLHSPSSRKGATENPPGGPEEAEEEQPGTDKGSSQKSSPVARVSPAANLPESRAPDMSPQCISNQLHSTVAVVRPGSRACPPDCSTANGTPPPPSARSSPPSPTYEHSLRVDSFLRASRPSAVAYETLKRSLQTDRLCFLNRHLSLHLQSPHSSPLAPATPANSPLPQGPKAREAEAWEEPGALVGIQDPRLEGALHLLLVQQQLRARARAGSARMRVPSTPEEMPSSSPAGSDSESSECEAPRTALSAEARPDGWYPRSTHQGSPWRKETHVATQDCPPDKPLDLSDRGRCRDISKSTGQSLPLSPTVVHTPSPQLPTLSRPLTHSPHTLSNGSLETRAQEPEEHSVPKDTSHPLSGIHDSLTSPGRTTEEAGGRPRPVPPLQRPDTDGATEASKVTAQRPELEQLEESDTSDSKVVGTSEASVEPSMPGEGHAEDHPQGPHQKRKRVSDLQDKAPKKSSQGSRKPKEPLTPEEGPRSPQDMEDFGLSSINSCRES